CGGGCCGGGTCTCCACCGCCGCCGTCCCCATCGGCCAGGTCGACAGCCGCCAGGCCACCGCCCGCTCGACCGGCGTGGGTGAGCTCGACCGCGTCCTGGGCGGAGGTCTCGTGCCGGGCGCCGTCGTGCTGCTCGCGGGCGAGCCGGGCGTCGGGAAGTCGACGCTGCTGCTGGACGTCGCCGCCAAGGCGGCGAGCGACGACCACCGCACGCTGTACGTCACGGCCGAGGAGTCCGCGAGCCAGGTCCGGATGCGCGCCGACCGGATCAAGGCGATCAACGACCACCTCTACCTCGCGGCGGAGACCGATCTGTCCGCGGTGCTCGGCCATCTGGACGCGGTCAAGCCGTCCCTTCTCGTCCTCGACTCCGTACAGACCGTGGCCTCGCCCGAGATCGAGGGGGCGCCCGGTGGCATGGCCCAGGTCCGGGAGGTGGCCGGAGCGCTCATCCGGGCCTCCAAGGAGCGCGGCATGGCCACGCTGCTGGTCGGCCACGTCACCAAGGACGGCGCGATCGCCGGGCCCCGGCTCCTGGAGCACCTCGTCGACGTGGTGCTGTCGTTCGAGGGCGACCGCCATGCCCGTCTCCGTCTCGTCCGCGGCGTCAAGAACCGGTACGGGGCGACGGACGAGGTGGGCTGTTTCGAGCTCCACGACGAGGGGATCACGGGCCTCGCCGATCCCTCGGGCCTCTTCCTCACCCGTCGTGACGCACCGGTTCCCGGCACCTGCCTGACGGTCACACTGGAGGGCAAGCGGCCCCTCGTCGCCGAAGTGCAGGCGCTGACGGTCGATTCGCAGATCCCCTCGCCCCGGCGCACGACCTCCGGGCTGGAGACCTCCCGGGTGTCGATGATGCTGGCGGTGCTGGAGCAGCGGGGGCGGATCAGCGCCCTCGGAAAGCGGGACATCTACAGCGCGACGGTCGGCGGCGTGAAGCTGACCGAGCCCGCCGCGGACCTGGCGATCGCCCTCGCGCTGGCCAGCGCGGCGAGCGACACCCCGCTCCCCAAGAACCTGGTCGCGATCGGCGAAGTGGGCCTTGCGGGCGAGGTCAGGCGGGTGACGGGGGTGCAGCGCAGGCTGGCCGAGGCGTACCGCCTGGGGTTCACCCACGCACTCGTGCCGAGCGACCCGGGGAAGGTGCCGGCCGGTATGAAGGTCACGGAAGTCGCCGACATGGGCGACGCCCTCAGAGTGCTCCCGCGCCGGTCTCGTCAGGACGGACCACAGGAGGACAATGCGCGCCGGTAGACTTTGCCCTGGTCTCGCCCGCCCGTACGAACGGTATGAGGGACGCAAGGGCATCGCAAACCTGTGACCGGAGGAGTGCAGTGGCAGCCAACGACCGGGCAGCATCGCCCGGAAAGTCCGGCCAAGGCACCGGTAACGAGGCGCTGATGCGCGCCTCGTTGAGCGCGGTCGCGCCCGGAATGGCCCTGCGGGACGGCCTGGAGCGCATCCTCCGGGGCAACACCGGCGGGCTGATCGTCCTCGGCATGGACAAAACCGTCGAATCCATGTGTACCGGCGGTTTCGTGCTGGACGTGGAGTTCACCGCGACGCGGCTGCGTGAGCTGTGCAAGCTCGACGGTGCGCTGATCCTCGACAAGGACATGACGAAGATTCTCCGGGCCGGCGTCCAGCTGGTCCCGGACGCGTCGATCCCCACCGAGGAGACCGGCACCCGCCACCGGACGGCGGACCGGGTCTCGAAAGCCTGCGGCTTCCCGGTCGTGTCGGTCTCCCAGTCGATGCGCCTGATCGCGCTGTACGTCGACGGGGAACGCCGGGTCCTGGAGGAGTCCTCCGCGATCCTGTCGCGCGCCAACCAGGCACTCGCCACGCTGGAGCGGTACAAGCTCCGGCTGGACGAGGTCGCCGGCACGCTCTCCGCGCTGGAGATCGAGGACCTGGTGACGGTCCGGGACGTGACCGCCGTCGCGCAGCGCCTCGAAATGGTCCGCCGCATCGCGACGGAGATCGCCGAGTACGTGGTGGAGCTGGGCACCGACGGCCGGCTTCTCTCCCTCCAGCTGGACGAGTTGATCGCGGGCGTCGAGCCCGAGCGGGAGCTCGTCGTACGCGACTACGTGCCGGAACCGACCGCGAAGCGGTCCCGCACGGTCGCCGAGGCACTGACGGAGCTGGACGCGCTCTCGCACACCGAGCTGCTGGAACTGCCGGTCGTGGCAAGGGCGTTGGGGTACAGCGGCTCTCCGGAGACGCTGGACTCCGCGGTGTCGCCGCGGGGATTCAGGCTGCTGGCGAAGGTGCCGAGGCTGCCGGGGGCGATCATCGAGCGGCTGGTGGAGCACTTCGGCGGTCTGCAGAAGCTGCTCGCCGCGAGCGTGGACGATCTCCAGACGGTCGACGGGGTCGGGGAGGCGCGGGCACGGAGCGTGCGCGAGGGACTGTCCCGGCTGGCGGAGTCGTCGATTCTCGAGCGGTACGTCTAGGAAAGCCGCGGGGGTGGGGCGGGCGCCGGGTCCTCCGGCGGCCGTCCTTCGTCCTCGAACGCCGGACGGGCCCGGCTCGTGAGCCGGTGACCGAGAGGCCCTAGTCCTTCGGCAGGACGAACGAGGCTCGTTGGAGGGGTACGCCCGGAGCCTTGGCCTCCAGGAGATACGTACCGGGGCCCGCCTCCGTCGTGGGGGCGGACGCGCACTGGGGGCTGCTCTTCTTGCGGTCCCACTCCACGGTGTGGACGACCGTCGCACCCGCGGGGATCTTCAGGAACAGGTGGCCCGAAGCGGCCGGGCAGTCCTCGGAGGACCAGATGCGGTCGTCCTCGCCGCCGGCCTCGGTGATCGTGAGCACCGCGTTCTTCGGGCCGAGGTCGGCCTTGCAGGTGGCGGCCGAGGTGTTCTTGGCGATCAGACGGAACACCGGCTTGTCGTCGGGGCCGTAACTGACCTCGGTCTTCAGACTCAGCCGCAGGGCCGTGGGCTTGCAGTCGGGAAGCGGGGAACCGGCCGGTACCTGCTGGCCTGTTGCTCCGTCGGCGCCCGAGGCGCCGCCCGTCCCGGAGGGCGTGGCACCGGGGGATCCGGTGGCGTCCGTTCCGCCCGTACCGCCCGGCTCGGTGTCGCCGTTGCCGGCGTCCGAACCCGCGTCCTCGCCGGACTCGTCGCGTCCGCCCGGCTGTTGGCTGATCGCGGGTCCCGATCCCGAAGGGCCGGGGGTGATCGAGTTGGCGGGATCAGGTCCGTCGGCCTTCGCGTCGCCGCTGCCCCCGTTGCCCCCACCGGACGTGACGGCCCAGGCGATCAGCACGGCGAGCAGCGCAATCAGGGATGCCGCAACTGCCCTCCGTCGCCAGTAGATGGAGGAGGGAAGCGGCCCGACCGGATTGCGCATAGATCCCACGGCGCAAACTCTACGAGAGAACCGGGCCAACTCCCGCCCCACCCGCCGCTCCGATCGCCAAGTTTTGCGGATCATCATCACGGACGTGCCGGAAGACAGGTCCGGACACGGGCAGAGGGGACAGAACGGGTGGCGTCGGCACCCCCAGGGCCCTCCGGAAGGGCGACACCCCTGCGGCCGTGAACATCGCCCCGCCTTCCGTGCCAGGATCGTCAGTGCGATGACTGCCACGACTTCGACACCCACGTCCCCCGCATCCCTCCACACCCCCGTCATCGGGTGGTTCGAGCAGCACGCCCGCGATCTCCCCTGGCGCCGCCCCGAAGCGGGCGCCTGGGGTGTGATGGTGAGCGAGTTCATGCTGCAGCAGACCCCGGTGAGCCGCGTCCTCCCCGTGTACGAGCAGTGGATGGCCCGCTGGCCGCGCCCCGCGGACCTGGCCGCCGACGCACCCGGTGAAGCCGTCCGCGCCTGGGGCCGTCTCGGCTACCCCCGCAGGGCGCTCCGCCTGCACGGGGCCGCACAGGCGATAGCGGAACGGCACGGCGGCGACGTGCCGAGCGAGCACAACCAGCTGCTGGCGCTGCCCGGTATCGGCGAGTACACGGCGGCGGCCGTGGCCTCGTTCGCGTACGGACAACGCCACGCGGTGCTCGACACGAACGTCCGCCGGGTGTTCGCCCGCGCCGCCACCGGCATCCAGTACC
The Streptomyces sp. NBC_00234 DNA segment above includes these coding regions:
- the radA gene encoding DNA repair protein RadA; amino-acid sequence: MAARTKSAKDRPSYRCTECGWTTAKWLGRCPECQAWGTVEEFGGAPAVRTTAAGRVSTAAVPIGQVDSRQATARSTGVGELDRVLGGGLVPGAVVLLAGEPGVGKSTLLLDVAAKAASDDHRTLYVTAEESASQVRMRADRIKAINDHLYLAAETDLSAVLGHLDAVKPSLLVLDSVQTVASPEIEGAPGGMAQVREVAGALIRASKERGMATLLVGHVTKDGAIAGPRLLEHLVDVVLSFEGDRHARLRLVRGVKNRYGATDEVGCFELHDEGITGLADPSGLFLTRRDAPVPGTCLTVTLEGKRPLVAEVQALTVDSQIPSPRRTTSGLETSRVSMMLAVLEQRGRISALGKRDIYSATVGGVKLTEPAADLAIALALASAASDTPLPKNLVAIGEVGLAGEVRRVTGVQRRLAEAYRLGFTHALVPSDPGKVPAGMKVTEVADMGDALRVLPRRSRQDGPQEDNARR
- the disA gene encoding DNA integrity scanning diadenylate cyclase DisA, whose amino-acid sequence is MAANDRAASPGKSGQGTGNEALMRASLSAVAPGMALRDGLERILRGNTGGLIVLGMDKTVESMCTGGFVLDVEFTATRLRELCKLDGALILDKDMTKILRAGVQLVPDASIPTEETGTRHRTADRVSKACGFPVVSVSQSMRLIALYVDGERRVLEESSAILSRANQALATLERYKLRLDEVAGTLSALEIEDLVTVRDVTAVAQRLEMVRRIATEIAEYVVELGTDGRLLSLQLDELIAGVEPERELVVRDYVPEPTAKRSRTVAEALTELDALSHTELLELPVVARALGYSGSPETLDSAVSPRGFRLLAKVPRLPGAIIERLVEHFGGLQKLLAASVDDLQTVDGVGEARARSVREGLSRLAESSILERYV
- a CDS encoding A/G-specific adenine glycosylase translates to MTATTSTPTSPASLHTPVIGWFEQHARDLPWRRPEAGAWGVMVSEFMLQQTPVSRVLPVYEQWMARWPRPADLAADAPGEAVRAWGRLGYPRRALRLHGAAQAIAERHGGDVPSEHNQLLALPGIGEYTAAAVASFAYGQRHAVLDTNVRRVFARAATGIQYPPNATTAAERKLARALLPDEDERAARWAAATMELGALVCTAKNEDCSRCPISGQCAWLLAGKPAHQGPPRRGQTYAGTDRQVRGRLLAVLREAVAPVGQSALDAVWDEPVQRARALDGLVADGLVEPLPEGRYRLPLT